The Bordetella sp. FB-8 genome includes a window with the following:
- a CDS encoding NADH-quinone oxidoreductase subunit L, whose protein sequence is MSATPALIPLLPAVLMAMGALILSRFAAITRPWRVFMPLCALACVASLYGAWPHAQRPTGLPWLALTPLSGLLAALVQWLGTVIGAFSARYLEGEGGQKRYAASLTGMLAAVHLLLLANHWLVLIAAWSLIGVALQHLLCFYGERPFARLAAHKKRLADRLADLLLLAAALLAWHEAGSGSLSDLASYISVHGASPALQCSAVCLALAVVLRTALLPVHGWLIQVMEAPTPVSALLHAGVVNLGGFVLIRFATLLDHAPAARWLLVAMGLTTAVLAGLVMLTRITIKVRLAWSTVAQMGFMVLECGLGLYTFAALHLLGHSLYKAHHFLSASSVVRQARLQMMQDPESVHPASLLVAPVAAAAVLQTLHGAGGAAAWPWWWTVSLALAWAPLLWLPRKHAIGATLRRAVAGLIMLAGLGVAASLAHILPLGLRDAPGTASGLLALSGLAALYGCLTLLQCRAQTLATWRCWSYAGFYIDEYYTRLTLLLWPTPWTAAATPAAPNPATWTANANANASAANVY, encoded by the coding sequence ATGTCCGCCACGCCTGCATTGATTCCATTGCTTCCTGCCGTGTTGATGGCAATGGGAGCGCTTATCTTGAGCCGATTTGCTGCGATAACTCGACCATGGCGCGTCTTCATGCCGCTTTGCGCGCTTGCCTGTGTCGCCAGTCTTTACGGCGCATGGCCGCACGCGCAACGGCCGACAGGGTTGCCATGGCTGGCATTGACGCCTTTGAGCGGCCTGCTGGCCGCGCTGGTGCAATGGCTGGGAACGGTGATTGGGGCGTTTTCCGCGCGCTACCTCGAAGGAGAGGGCGGCCAAAAGCGCTACGCCGCATCGCTGACAGGCATGCTGGCCGCGGTGCACCTATTGCTGCTGGCAAACCACTGGCTCGTGCTGATCGCGGCCTGGTCCCTGATCGGCGTGGCCTTGCAGCACTTGCTGTGCTTTTATGGCGAACGCCCGTTCGCACGCCTGGCGGCGCACAAAAAGCGTTTGGCCGATCGCCTGGCCGACCTGCTATTGCTGGCCGCAGCGCTGCTGGCATGGCATGAGGCCGGCAGCGGTTCGCTCAGCGATCTCGCCAGCTATATCTCTGTGCACGGCGCCAGTCCCGCACTACAGTGCAGCGCTGTTTGCCTCGCGCTGGCGGTGGTTCTGCGCACGGCCTTGCTGCCGGTGCATGGCTGGCTGATCCAGGTCATGGAGGCGCCCACGCCGGTTTCCGCGCTGCTGCACGCAGGCGTCGTGAACCTGGGCGGGTTCGTACTGATCCGCTTTGCCACCTTACTGGACCACGCGCCCGCCGCGCGCTGGCTGCTGGTGGCCATGGGCTTGACCACGGCGGTATTGGCCGGCCTGGTCATGCTCACCCGCATCACCATCAAAGTGCGGCTGGCCTGGTCTACCGTCGCGCAGATGGGTTTCATGGTGCTCGAGTGCGGCCTGGGGCTGTATACCTTTGCGGCGCTACACCTGTTGGGACATTCGCTCTATAAGGCGCACCATTTTCTGTCGGCCTCCAGCGTGGTGCGCCAGGCCCGCCTGCAGATGATGCAAGACCCGGAGTCCGTCCATCCCGCCAGCCTGCTGGTGGCGCCGGTGGCCGCAGCCGCAGTGCTGCAGACGCTGCACGGGGCCGGCGGGGCCGCGGCCTGGCCGTGGTGGTGGACCGTCTCGCTGGCCCTGGCCTGGGCGCCGCTTCTGTGGCTGCCTCGAAAACATGCGATCGGTGCGACCCTGCGCCGAGCCGTCGCCGGACTGATCATGCTTGCAGGGCTGGGGGTTGCAGCGTCGCTGGCGCATATCCTGCCCCTCGGTTTGCGCGACGCCCCCGGGACGGCGTCTGGCTTGCTGGCTTTGTCCGGGTTGGCGGCACTGTACGGTTGCCTGACCTTGCTGCAGTGCCGTGCGCAGACCTTGGCGACATGGCGATGCTGGAGCTATGCCGGCTTCTATATCGATGAGTACTACACACGGTTGACTCTGCTGTTGTGGCCCACCCCTTGGACGGCAGCGGCGACGCCCGCGGCCCCCAACCCTGCGACCTGGACTGCCAACGCCAACGCCAACGCCAGCGCGGCAAACGTCTACTAA
- a CDS encoding YbcC family protein, producing the protein MNALDLAPQANEASIVQNEAVLNGHASVEAACEQACQAIAPAWPLDRSIAVNPHWARIRMPVRSVAARMAVFGRIQVFAPRALQRQAWQEGRINATDLAHALAMLPAGDAAAWTVERLVAVLDAALRTPQLPLLIDILDSDPHRNTRLSWRQAITHQVSQTCAAYFDTQQAEWPPERSQGLYAFWRDTLSHDHGIGTLMGLPNLGKALGALPATRASAERWAMERLQLAPSLWADYLEAVLLTINGWASWCSYLRWQAAQQGRVDPHLRDLLAIRLAWGAILLDGKDDADTRQALGSLQRAWRQAPALLAQCAQELQADEIWQSALEIGYQRQLSERLATARPPTDSGEKIEAQTVFCIDVRSEPLRRALEATWPAVQTIGFAGFFGLPMAYTPLGTTLRRPQLPGLLPASLDVTEQIITAESAHAEQDAALQDTARRARENRLALSRQWLNASRWPGAAFSFVEAAGVGYLAKLGQWLHPSASARVNDDLNGLPARLRPLCRPALQGLDTDTKVALAARVLKAMGLEREFAPLVVFIGHGSQTRNNAQASALDCGACCGQTGEANARSLARLLNETAVRAGLAQQGISIPADTRFVGALHNTTTDETEGFDLDLLETAARERYEKLDAALRSAGDHVRRERAPRLGLTPRDGHAQLLKQLRRRANDGAQNRPEWGLAGNAAFLIAPRWRSKDVALEGRCFLHDYDASQDPQGTLLEQLMTAPMLVTHWINWQYHASTCDPEHLGSGNKLLHNVAGGVIGVFEGNGGDLRIGLSRQSLHDGARWVHEPLRLTVAVDAPAWAIERVVSSHAVVRQLVENGWLHLWRWTGDERLVRYARGQWHALPWR; encoded by the coding sequence ATGAATGCCCTTGATCTCGCCCCGCAAGCGAACGAAGCCTCGATCGTCCAGAACGAAGCCGTCTTGAACGGGCATGCAAGCGTGGAAGCAGCCTGCGAACAGGCCTGCCAAGCCATCGCTCCCGCCTGGCCTCTGGATCGCTCCATCGCCGTCAATCCGCACTGGGCCCGCATCCGCATGCCGGTGCGATCGGTGGCCGCGCGCATGGCCGTGTTCGGCCGTATCCAGGTATTTGCTCCCCGCGCCCTGCAGCGCCAGGCCTGGCAGGAGGGGCGAATTAACGCCACCGACCTGGCCCACGCCCTGGCCATGCTGCCTGCGGGAGACGCCGCAGCCTGGACCGTGGAACGTCTGGTCGCGGTCCTGGACGCGGCGTTGCGCACACCTCAGCTGCCACTGCTCATCGACATCCTGGACAGCGATCCCCACCGCAATACACGGCTGTCATGGCGACAAGCCATCACGCATCAGGTCAGCCAGACCTGCGCCGCTTATTTCGACACGCAGCAGGCCGAGTGGCCGCCCGAGCGAAGCCAAGGCCTTTATGCATTCTGGCGCGATACGCTGAGCCACGACCATGGCATCGGCACGCTGATGGGGCTGCCGAATCTGGGCAAGGCGCTGGGAGCGCTGCCGGCCACGCGGGCGTCCGCGGAACGCTGGGCGATGGAGCGCCTGCAGCTTGCGCCGTCCTTGTGGGCGGATTACCTGGAGGCCGTGCTGCTGACCATCAACGGCTGGGCATCATGGTGTTCTTACTTGCGCTGGCAGGCAGCGCAGCAGGGACGCGTCGATCCGCATTTGCGCGACCTGCTCGCCATTCGCCTGGCCTGGGGCGCCATTTTGCTGGACGGCAAGGACGATGCCGACACACGCCAGGCTTTGGGTTCCCTGCAGCGCGCCTGGCGCCAAGCCCCTGCCCTGCTGGCGCAATGCGCGCAGGAACTGCAGGCCGACGAGATCTGGCAATCGGCTCTGGAGATCGGCTACCAGCGGCAATTATCCGAACGACTTGCCACGGCCAGGCCGCCTACGGATTCCGGGGAGAAAATCGAAGCGCAGACTGTTTTTTGCATTGACGTGCGCAGCGAACCCTTGCGCCGCGCACTGGAAGCCACTTGGCCGGCCGTGCAGACCATCGGCTTTGCCGGATTCTTCGGTTTGCCGATGGCCTACACGCCGTTGGGAACGACGTTGCGGCGGCCACAGTTGCCGGGACTGCTACCCGCTTCCCTGGACGTAACAGAGCAGATCATCACCGCTGAAAGCGCCCATGCCGAGCAGGATGCCGCGCTGCAGGATACGGCCCGCCGCGCCAGGGAGAATCGTCTGGCCCTGTCGCGACAATGGTTGAACGCCAGCCGCTGGCCGGGTGCCGCGTTTTCCTTTGTCGAGGCGGCGGGGGTGGGCTATCTGGCCAAGCTCGGGCAATGGCTGCACCCGTCGGCAAGCGCCCGCGTAAACGATGACTTGAACGGCCTGCCTGCTCGTCTGCGCCCCCTGTGTCGTCCCGCGCTGCAGGGACTGGACACCGACACCAAAGTGGCATTGGCCGCGCGCGTGCTCAAGGCCATGGGCTTGGAGCGGGAATTCGCGCCACTGGTGGTGTTCATCGGCCATGGCAGCCAGACCCGCAACAACGCCCAGGCTTCGGCTCTGGATTGCGGGGCCTGTTGCGGGCAAACCGGCGAGGCCAATGCCCGCAGCCTGGCAAGGCTGCTCAACGAAACGGCGGTGCGTGCCGGGCTGGCGCAGCAAGGCATCAGTATCCCCGCGGACACCCGGTTCGTAGGCGCCCTGCACAACACCACAACTGACGAGACCGAAGGCTTCGATCTGGATTTGCTCGAAACTGCCGCACGCGAACGCTACGAGAAGCTGGACGCGGCGTTGCGCAGCGCCGGCGACCACGTAAGGCGCGAGCGAGCGCCGCGCCTGGGACTGACTCCTCGCGACGGGCATGCACAGTTGCTAAAACAGTTGCGCCGCCGTGCCAACGACGGCGCCCAAAACCGCCCGGAGTGGGGCCTGGCGGGAAACGCCGCATTCCTGATCGCGCCGCGCTGGCGCAGCAAAGATGTGGCCTTGGAGGGCCGGTGCTTTCTGCATGATTACGACGCAAGCCAGGATCCACAAGGGACATTGCTGGAGCAGCTGATGACCGCGCCCATGCTGGTCACCCACTGGATCAACTGGCAGTACCATGCCAGCACCTGCGATCCCGAGCACCTGGGTAGCGGCAACAAGCTTTTGCACAATGTGGCGGGCGGGGTCATCGGCGTATTCGAGGGCAACGGCGGTGATCTTCGCATCGGCCTGTCGCGGCAGTCGCTGCATGACGGTGCGCGCTGGGTACACGAGCCACTGCGGCTGACGGTAGCCGTCGACGCCCCGGCCTGGGCCATCGAGCGTGTTGTGAGCTCGCATGCGGTAGTGCGGCAACTGGTCGAGAATGGCTGGCTGCACCTGTGGCGCTGGACCGGCGATGAGCGACTGGTACGCTATGCACGGGGTCAATGGCATGCCCTGCCCTGGCGCTGA
- a CDS encoding diguanylate cyclase domain-containing protein: MYPPGCPSNEEVRLSKLIDLGILDTPADDELDRVTRLARKIFDVDTALVSLIDEKRQWFKSAAGLDTKQTPRDISFCGHAILGDTTFVVNDTSKDDRFFDNPLVTGKPFIRFYAGHPLQSIEGYNLGTLCILDSTPREFSQEEAERLVDLAKIVEKYLQTLEVSRSSQRIENLLQNTNSLLERTIHSLGVGMIWLSRDATVVQMNHVACEILGYSPFDLRNKSFYDIAHDEEQEKLRDFFSNPFIAGTAACTQEIRLHDHENSSRWIQLNLSVLQEGGMATRYFIGILTDISDRKRIEKDLEKLRLSLEQRVAARTQKLKQSIAILNQEIERRHRSEKNLEQEKAHFVATLENANDAFVEIDSRGRIQGWNRAAEKMFGWSKNEVLDQDLAEIIIPSEARTKHHAGFSRFVSTGKSEMMGKRIEMTAQKKSGESFPVEMTLGFAKTHSSLFVNAFLRDISERKKLQIKLEKEALHDALTGLPNRRYFMRLLKESSNSAYEDGRGIALLFLDLDGFKNINDTYGHEFGDKVLSTFAKTLQSCVRNSDHVCRLAGDEFTVILNNLKNPLLDAQSVAQKIIARTKAMGAIEGTELSCSTSVGIAISDSRRPRSDKELLKLADETMYKAKSAGKDRLYIA; this comes from the coding sequence ATGTATCCGCCGGGATGTCCTTCCAATGAAGAGGTGCGTTTGTCCAAACTAATCGATCTGGGCATTCTGGACACTCCTGCCGACGACGAGCTGGACAGGGTTACCCGCCTGGCCAGAAAAATATTCGATGTCGACACCGCGCTGGTGTCGCTGATCGACGAGAAACGGCAGTGGTTCAAATCGGCCGCTGGGCTCGACACGAAGCAAACGCCGCGGGACATCTCGTTCTGCGGCCACGCCATTCTCGGAGACACCACATTCGTCGTCAACGACACGTCAAAGGATGATCGGTTTTTCGACAACCCCTTGGTTACCGGAAAACCCTTCATACGATTCTATGCAGGCCATCCCCTGCAATCGATCGAGGGGTACAACCTGGGGACGCTGTGCATCCTGGACTCGACGCCCAGAGAATTTTCCCAGGAAGAAGCCGAACGCCTCGTAGATCTCGCGAAGATCGTCGAAAAATATCTCCAGACGCTTGAAGTGTCGCGCAGCAGTCAGAGAATCGAAAATCTCCTGCAAAACACCAACTCCCTGCTGGAGCGAACGATACATTCGCTCGGCGTTGGAATGATCTGGCTCTCGCGCGATGCGACCGTAGTCCAGATGAACCATGTCGCATGCGAAATTCTGGGCTACTCCCCTTTCGATCTCAGGAACAAGTCTTTCTACGATATCGCCCACGACGAAGAACAGGAAAAGCTGAGAGATTTCTTCAGCAATCCCTTTATCGCGGGAACGGCAGCCTGCACGCAGGAAATTCGCCTGCACGACCATGAAAACTCATCGCGATGGATTCAGCTCAACCTCTCCGTCCTGCAGGAAGGCGGCATGGCAACCCGGTACTTCATCGGCATACTGACCGACATCTCCGACAGAAAGCGTATCGAGAAAGATCTGGAAAAACTGCGGCTGTCGCTGGAGCAACGGGTGGCTGCGCGGACCCAGAAACTCAAGCAGTCGATTGCCATCCTCAACCAGGAAATCGAGCGGCGCCATCGCTCCGAGAAAAATCTGGAGCAAGAAAAAGCGCATTTCGTGGCAACGCTCGAAAACGCAAACGATGCCTTCGTGGAAATCGACAGCCGCGGCCGGATTCAAGGCTGGAACAGGGCAGCGGAAAAAATGTTCGGCTGGAGCAAGAACGAGGTTCTCGACCAGGATCTGGCCGAGATCATCATTCCGTCCGAAGCGCGGACTAAGCACCATGCCGGGTTTTCGCGCTTTGTCAGCACGGGTAAAAGCGAAATGATGGGCAAGCGAATCGAAATGACGGCGCAAAAAAAATCCGGCGAATCGTTCCCTGTGGAAATGACGCTGGGTTTTGCGAAGACCCATAGCTCGCTGTTCGTCAACGCCTTCCTGCGCGACATATCCGAGCGCAAGAAACTGCAAATCAAGCTGGAAAAAGAAGCCCTTCACGACGCGCTGACGGGCCTGCCTAACCGGCGCTATTTCATGCGCCTGTTGAAGGAGTCAAGCAATAGCGCATACGAGGACGGCCGAGGAATAGCGCTGCTTTTTCTGGATCTGGACGGCTTCAAGAACATAAACGATACCTACGGGCATGAGTTCGGCGACAAGGTTTTGTCGACCTTTGCGAAAACGCTCCAGAGTTGCGTTCGCAATTCAGATCACGTTTGCCGGCTGGCGGGGGATGAGTTCACGGTCATTCTCAACAACCTGAAAAATCCGCTTCTGGACGCGCAGTCTGTCGCACAGAAAATCATCGCGCGAACCAAGGCGATGGGGGCAATAGAAGGAACCGAACTGTCCTGTTCCACCAGCGTGGGAATCGCCATTTCAGACTCCCGCCGCCCGCGCAGCGACAAGGAATTGTTGAAATTGGCGGACGAGACAATGTACAAAGCCAAGTCTGCAGGCAAGGATCGGCTTTATATCGCTTAA
- a CDS encoding HigA family addiction module antitoxin produces the protein MTKIKNGMRPIHPGEVLREDYLVPLEMSANALAVALHVPATRIGEILHERRGITADTALRLARYFGGDAQSWLNMQQAYDLKIAEKKILPKITREVEPMAA, from the coding sequence ATGACGAAGATCAAAAATGGCATGCGCCCGATTCATCCTGGCGAGGTGTTGCGGGAAGACTACCTAGTCCCTCTAGAGATGAGCGCTAACGCTTTGGCGGTGGCTCTGCACGTTCCCGCGACTCGGATTGGTGAAATCTTGCATGAACGACGCGGTATCACTGCCGATACCGCCTTGCGGCTGGCCCGCTACTTTGGGGGCGATGCTCAGTCATGGCTGAATATGCAGCAGGCCTATGACTTGAAAATCGCAGAGAAAAAAATCCTACCGAAGATCACCCGCGAAGTGGAGCCGATGGCGGCCTGA
- a CDS encoding type II toxin-antitoxin system RelE/ParE family toxin, translating into MILAFSCADTQSLFQGGRVPRFANIRKVAERKLQQLDSTATLEFLRSPPGNRLEALDGDRKGQHSIRINGQWRVCFVWTLDGPTHVEIVDYH; encoded by the coding sequence ATGATACTTGCTTTCTCATGCGCCGATACCCAGTCCCTGTTTCAGGGTGGGCGAGTGCCACGGTTTGCAAATATCCGAAAGGTCGCCGAGCGCAAGCTACAGCAATTGGACAGTACGGCCACGCTGGAATTTCTTCGCTCTCCACCTGGAAACCGACTGGAAGCGCTCGATGGCGACCGCAAAGGCCAGCACAGTATCCGTATCAACGGCCAGTGGCGCGTCTGTTTCGTCTGGACGCTGGACGGGCCGACGCATGTAGAAATTGTGGACTACCACTAG
- a CDS encoding Arm DNA-binding domain-containing protein: MPDGGTGLYLKVMPAGGKLWRWNYRYLGKQKTLAYGTYQDVGLAKALERHQEARKLLDDGIDPAQARKDDKRAAKLATINSFEAVACAWMAERQPSVSVSTHTHTMGRMKTTCSRGWASAPLLKSMPLKFWMSSSALMPGGRGTARTRCGRKSA, encoded by the coding sequence TTGCCCGACGGTGGCACTGGCCTGTATCTGAAGGTGATGCCGGCCGGCGGCAAGCTCTGGCGCTGGAATTATCGCTATCTGGGCAAGCAAAAGACTCTGGCCTACGGCACTTATCAGGATGTGGGCTTGGCTAAGGCCCTGGAGAGGCATCAGGAGGCCCGAAAGCTGCTGGATGATGGGATTGATCCCGCCCAAGCGCGCAAGGATGACAAACGAGCCGCCAAGCTCGCCACTATCAACTCATTCGAGGCAGTAGCCTGCGCCTGGATGGCCGAGCGTCAGCCCTCTGTGTCGGTCAGTACGCACACGCACACGATGGGGCGGATGAAAACGACGTGTTCCCGTGGTTGGGCAAGTGCCCCATTACTGAAATCGATGCCCCTGAAATTCTGGATGTCCTCAAGCGCATTGATGCCCGGGGGGCGCGGTACTGCGCGCACAAGGTGCGGGCGGAAATCGGCATGA
- the secG gene encoding preprotein translocase subunit SecG, with product MSFNTLLLAVQFLTALSIIVLVLLQQGKGADMGSSFGSGSAGSLFGASGAANFLSRTTKWCAVVFFATTIGLAYLSHAGHSGSNSSMMSGVMKGFEAAPGNKGGDVPATQGSEVPGASGAAVPAAGGAATPAVPSAPAAKKPDASVPSAPAAPAK from the coding sequence ATGTCCTTCAACACGCTTTTGCTGGCCGTCCAATTCCTGACGGCACTGTCAATCATCGTTCTGGTCCTGCTGCAACAAGGCAAGGGCGCCGATATGGGTTCGTCCTTCGGCAGCGGCTCGGCCGGCAGCCTGTTCGGCGCATCGGGCGCGGCCAACTTCCTGTCGCGCACCACCAAGTGGTGCGCCGTGGTCTTCTTCGCCACGACCATCGGCCTGGCCTATCTCTCGCATGCCGGCCATTCGGGCTCGAACAGCTCGATGATGTCCGGCGTCATGAAGGGCTTTGAGGCGGCGCCGGGCAACAAGGGCGGCGACGTTCCGGCGACCCAGGGGTCGGAAGTGCCGGGCGCTTCGGGTGCCGCAGTACCTGCCGCGGGTGGCGCTGCCACGCCGGCTGTGCCCTCTGCGCCTGCGGCCAAGAAGCCGGATGCTTCGGTTCCCAGCGCGCCTGCGGCGCCTGCTAAATAA
- the tpiA gene encoding triose-phosphate isomerase, whose translation MTQQSRARLVLGNWKMHGSLAQNAVLLSALRSANTEADAGPHAQVGVCVPFPYLAQTAQALQGSVVSWGAQDVSAHEQGAYTGEVSAAMLKDFACRWVLAGHSERRAYHGETDQAVADKARAALQSGLTPVVCVGETLAEHESGQTLDVIRRQLAPVLALGAQAVARMVLAYEPVWAIGTGRSATPEQAQQVHAAIRAELAALGTAQVLVLYGGSVKAANAASLFAMPDIDGALVGGAALIAEEFLRIAAA comes from the coding sequence ATGACCCAACAATCTCGCGCCCGGCTGGTTCTGGGCAACTGGAAAATGCACGGCAGCCTCGCGCAAAACGCGGTGCTGCTTTCCGCGCTGCGTTCGGCAAATACCGAGGCGGACGCGGGGCCGCACGCCCAGGTTGGCGTCTGTGTGCCTTTTCCCTACCTGGCCCAGACAGCGCAGGCCCTGCAAGGCAGCGTCGTGTCCTGGGGCGCCCAGGACGTCAGCGCGCACGAGCAGGGCGCCTACACCGGTGAGGTCTCGGCCGCCATGCTCAAGGACTTCGCCTGTCGCTGGGTCCTGGCTGGGCATTCCGAGCGCCGCGCTTATCATGGCGAGACCGATCAGGCCGTGGCCGACAAGGCCCGCGCCGCGCTGCAGTCGGGCCTGACCCCGGTCGTGTGCGTGGGCGAGACCCTGGCCGAGCACGAGTCCGGGCAGACGCTGGACGTCATCCGGCGCCAGCTCGCGCCCGTGCTGGCCCTGGGGGCACAGGCCGTTGCCCGCATGGTCCTGGCCTACGAGCCCGTGTGGGCCATCGGCACCGGCCGCAGCGCCACCCCCGAACAGGCGCAGCAGGTCCATGCCGCTATCCGCGCCGAGCTGGCCGCGCTGGGCACGGCCCAGGTGCTGGTGCTCTATGGCGGCAGCGTCAAGGCCGCCAATGCCGCCAGCCTTTTTGCCATGCCCGACATCGACGGCGCGCTGGTCGGCGGCGCCGCCCTCATTGCCGAAGAATTCCTGCGCATCGCCGCAGCCTGA